One region of Arthrobacter sp. StoSoilB22 genomic DNA includes:
- a CDS encoding D-2-hydroxyacid dehydrogenase family protein: protein MTRFRLAILDDYQQVSGDYAPWDSLLDDGVKVSVFSAPFVSQEQAVAALAPFDIIVAMRERTRFPPDVLEALPNLKLLVTTGMANAAIDLEAAAERGIAVCGTAGSPAAAPELTWALLMAFARNLTVEENSLRAGTWQTGVGFELEGKTLGIVGLGKIGKRMAGYAKAFGMDVLAWSQNLTAEVAADAGARKVSKEELFRESDVVTLHLRLSERTEGIVGSKELRLLGPEGVLVNTARGPLVDEAALIQALEEGWIRGAALDVFDEEPLPSGHALLHSSRTALSPHVGYVTHESYRQFYGGAFEDVKGWLDGAPVRVING from the coding sequence GTGACCCGATTCCGTTTAGCCATCCTGGATGATTACCAGCAGGTCTCCGGCGATTACGCCCCGTGGGATTCACTGCTCGACGACGGCGTGAAAGTGAGCGTCTTCAGCGCGCCTTTCGTATCGCAAGAGCAAGCAGTGGCCGCTTTGGCACCATTCGACATCATTGTGGCGATGCGCGAACGCACCCGTTTCCCACCGGACGTCCTTGAGGCGCTGCCGAACCTGAAGCTGCTGGTGACCACCGGCATGGCGAATGCAGCGATCGATCTTGAGGCCGCGGCCGAACGCGGGATCGCGGTGTGCGGAACGGCGGGCTCTCCGGCTGCGGCGCCGGAACTGACATGGGCCTTGTTGATGGCCTTTGCCCGGAATCTGACGGTGGAGGAGAACTCGCTGCGGGCCGGTACCTGGCAGACCGGCGTGGGGTTCGAACTCGAAGGCAAGACGCTGGGAATTGTTGGCCTGGGCAAGATCGGCAAACGTATGGCCGGCTATGCGAAGGCATTCGGTATGGACGTCCTCGCCTGGAGCCAAAACCTTACAGCTGAGGTCGCCGCTGATGCGGGCGCCCGGAAGGTCAGCAAGGAGGAGTTGTTCCGTGAGTCCGACGTCGTGACGCTGCACCTTCGCTTGTCTGAGCGGACGGAGGGGATTGTGGGTTCGAAGGAGTTGCGTCTACTGGGCCCCGAGGGCGTGCTGGTCAACACCGCACGTGGCCCCCTGGTGGACGAAGCGGCGCTCATCCAGGCCCTTGAAGAGGGGTGGATCCGCGGCGCTGCGCTGGATGTGTTCGACGAGGAACCTCTTCCCTCCGGGCACGCGCTGCTGCATTCCTCGAGGACAGCGCTTTCGCCGCATGTCGGCTACGTGACGCACGAGAGCTACCGGCAGTTCTATGGCGGGGCGTTCGAAGATGTTAAGGGGTGGCTTGATGGGGCTCCCGTGCGGGTGATCAACGGATAG
- a CDS encoding glycerate kinase: MRILIAPDKFKGSLTAAEAASAMAEGALRVYPDAVTTQFPVADGGEGTLDAAIAAGYEERNNAVVGPILKPVGASWAIRKDAFGGASAVIETAMASGLAHMEPTPENSLRAHSYGCGQLVAAALDAGATEIVLGLGGSAMSDAGSGALRALGLKPLDAAGNVVPLGGGSLADVVALDVSELDPRLSAVKFRIAVDVQNPLYGPEGAAHVFGPQKGADEDAVEKLDAGLRNWASLLREATGRDVNVPGAGAAGGFPASFLAFSDSALEGGFALVAGLTGLAKHLGEADLVITGEGSMDEQSLTGKAPIALADAASVHGIPVIAVAGRITVTPEDLAKHGIVAAAQLLDVAQRKDGVPDVADAVANAAKYLAWATSQVLEGA, from the coding sequence ATGCGTATCCTCATCGCCCCGGACAAGTTCAAGGGATCACTGACCGCCGCCGAAGCCGCGTCAGCCATGGCCGAAGGTGCCCTGCGCGTTTACCCGGATGCCGTGACCACTCAGTTTCCCGTTGCCGACGGCGGGGAAGGTACCCTCGACGCCGCGATCGCTGCGGGCTACGAGGAACGGAACAACGCGGTTGTGGGCCCTATCCTCAAGCCTGTCGGAGCCTCGTGGGCCATCCGCAAGGATGCTTTCGGTGGGGCAAGCGCAGTCATTGAGACAGCCATGGCGTCCGGTCTGGCCCACATGGAGCCGACACCTGAGAATTCGCTGCGCGCCCATAGCTACGGCTGCGGCCAACTCGTAGCGGCGGCCCTCGACGCCGGCGCTACCGAGATCGTGCTCGGCTTGGGCGGCTCAGCGATGTCCGACGCCGGTAGCGGCGCCTTGCGTGCCTTGGGACTCAAACCCCTTGATGCGGCCGGCAATGTAGTGCCCCTCGGCGGAGGTTCCCTTGCCGACGTCGTTGCCTTGGATGTCTCCGAGCTGGATCCCCGGCTGTCCGCCGTGAAGTTCAGGATCGCCGTCGACGTTCAAAACCCGCTGTACGGGCCGGAAGGTGCCGCGCACGTTTTCGGCCCCCAGAAGGGTGCGGATGAGGACGCCGTGGAAAAACTCGACGCCGGTCTCCGCAATTGGGCGTCGCTCCTTCGGGAGGCCACGGGCCGCGATGTCAACGTTCCGGGAGCTGGGGCAGCGGGCGGGTTCCCGGCGTCGTTCCTGGCTTTCAGTGACTCCGCGCTGGAAGGCGGGTTTGCGCTGGTGGCCGGGCTGACCGGCCTGGCAAAGCACTTGGGCGAGGCCGATCTGGTGATCACCGGTGAAGGTTCCATGGACGAGCAGTCGCTCACCGGCAAGGCACCCATCGCGCTGGCTGACGCCGCGAGCGTGCATGGCATCCCGGTGATCGCGGTGGCTGGACGCATCACAGTCACGCCGGAAGACCTGGCGAAACACGGCATTGTTGCTGCAGCCCAGTTGCTGGACGTTGCGCAGCGCAAGGATGGCGTCCCGGACGTCGCCGACGCCGTTGCTAACGCCGCCAAATACCTCGCGTGGGCTACCAGTCAGGTGCTTGAAGGAGCGTAG
- a CDS encoding DUF2630 family protein, with amino-acid sequence MDEQDLLQRIQSLVEEEHRLRDAAGSDDDGGDSTARLAHLEAQLDQCWDLLRQRRAKRDAGENPDSAEPRPISEVEGYRQ; translated from the coding sequence ATGGACGAGCAGGACCTTTTGCAACGAATTCAGTCTCTTGTGGAGGAAGAGCACCGCCTCCGCGACGCTGCCGGGTCAGACGACGACGGCGGCGACAGCACGGCGCGCCTGGCTCATCTGGAAGCCCAGCTCGATCAGTGCTGGGATTTGCTCCGCCAGCGCAGGGCGAAGCGGGATGCCGGGGAGAACCCGGACAGCGCCGAACCGCGCCCCATCAGCGAAGTTGAGGGCTACCGGCAGTAA
- a CDS encoding YdeI/OmpD-associated family protein: MKFTTTVVGEGNKAGIEVPEQIVEGLGAGKRPPVVVTINGQSYRSSIAVMGGKYMVGVSSANRELIGAAAGDTVEVGLEVDTQPRVVEVPDDLTAALDAEPEARTFYGTLNYSAQRRYVEPIGDAKTAETRARRIAKMIADLKAGKK, from the coding sequence ATGAAATTCACAACCACCGTTGTGGGCGAAGGCAACAAGGCGGGCATTGAAGTTCCTGAACAGATCGTTGAGGGGCTGGGCGCAGGCAAACGGCCGCCGGTGGTGGTGACCATCAACGGTCAGAGCTACCGCAGCAGCATCGCGGTGATGGGCGGGAAGTACATGGTGGGCGTTAGCTCGGCCAACCGGGAGCTGATCGGCGCCGCGGCAGGGGACACCGTCGAGGTGGGCCTGGAGGTGGACACCCAGCCGCGCGTTGTGGAGGTGCCGGATGATCTTACAGCTGCTCTGGACGCCGAGCCAGAAGCGAGGACCTTCTACGGAACGCTCAACTACAGCGCGCAGCGGCGTTACGTGGAACCGATTGGGGATGCCAAGACTGCGGAGACCCGCGCGCGACGGATTGCCAAGATGATCGCGGATCTTAAGGCCGGGAAGAAATAG